The Juglans regia cultivar Chandler chromosome 10, Walnut 2.0, whole genome shotgun sequence genome includes the window CATGCATCTTtaggatcatcatcatcatgcatatatatatatatatatttcaataatattaatgggCAGAGGTACTAGTACTACTCTTTAATGATGATGATCTGCATCCATGCAATTAATGAATGCGTgcatcttataattattatatgcttCCAAGGATATGGATTTGTATACTAATGATCacctatgtatatgtatatatatatatatatatatttatatacataggTGATCCAATTTAATCTCTGAAATTGGCAAAGGTAGAAGCTGTTTTCCAGTTCAATTCCCATTAATTCAtgatcatcttaattaattaattaagtgccAATCATGAAAAAGGATGCACTTCATATATGCAGAGCATGTGGAGTGACGTCGTTCCTATATATAGTGATCATCTGGAGTTTGGAGAGCAAAAATTACTCCTTAATTTACACAAGATATATATTAGAGATTGCTTGTTAGGTACGTAAACTCTTAATTTAACTTAATGTTACTGATCAATGCATGCCCATTGATTAACTAACTAGTCGATCTTTGTAATTTTCTgggtttaataaaattattaagggTTAATATAGCGAGTATTCAATTATTGTATAACAAGTCTAGTagttgatcttatatatattaattagagtACTGGCCGGCgcacatataataatatagatgGATATTTATTCCAAAACACAaacgtcactacaagaaaatctGTCTATTGCGGCAAATTTTTGGCCGCTGGAAATAATATTGCCGCAATAAGCAATCTTTCAATACAACTCCACAAAGCTTTAAGGATGtttgtaattagtttgttgATTTGGTATTGTTCCCAAGATAATCTTAGCTATCTCCTTATTGGCTTCCACAATCTCcctaattagtatatataagcAATGTGCAACCCtactaataataatgttattattttagtgCTATTATTGTTATCTTTTTCAGAAAGATGGCTGCCAAGCAAACTCCACTTCTGCATTGGGTTTATATTGGCAGAAAACCCTTTAGGAACACTTATAGAGATTCTATAAGTGTTCCTAAAGTTCTAGCCTCcccaagtcatcaacatctaGGGGAGAGTTAAAAAGTCTTGTATTATTAAGCATCATGGTAAACATGGAGGTCAGTTTGATAATTGCATGCAGTTCACTAGACTTTTTAACCAATGGTCGACAAGTTTGCCATCATGTTCCAGCCGTTGGATAATCTAAAGGACACTTGCTATGTAATAATGCTAGCATATTGCATCCAATAAAAATGGGCATTTTATGACAAGTGTCCCCAaccattatatatagtttggtgTGGCAATATTGACCCACTAGCAACTGTCAAAACTCGTGGTTTTGCCTGCCAATTCTAGTGCAGAATTGTTAAAATCACTTCAAGTATAGAGCATAAATGTgggaaggtatatatatatctatatacctTAAGGAGAAATGGGATAGGAAAGAGAATTTGAAGTTGAACTTAGATTAATGGTCCATTAgtgtattgtaaaaataaatagatcgaACACTAAATTGTTGGCTTCCATGTTCTGGACAAGCTCCTCGttaaattaaactatatattataatcctTATAATAATGTCAGTGTGCTTATGATGCaagatttgaaacaaaatacatacaaaAGGTTATCAGTTTGGGGTATCTACAGCATGCACATGGTTACATTCCTTagatgcagctagctagctttcatGCTTACGCCTATGTATGTATTTTGTGTTTGTCTAATGAAGCTGGAAATTAAGCCGAAGACCAATATGCATGCAGGATGCCCCAAAAGTCGCTTTCTCAGAAATTCCAAAGCCAGCTTAATTGCaagtattaattaatgtttgctTTTGCACGTTACATGTCCTTTAGTTCTGGTACCTCAACTTCAGGAATCCTTCTCAAAATATTCATGTggaattaattagaaaaacCACTCCAGCTTCAACACTTATAATATGTAGGTTTTCCTGATCATATGCTTCAACCCggattctttttataatatttagtgTTCAgatgtatgatttttttataaagcctCGCAGTTAAGGACTACaagaattattaatttgttgcaATGATACAGTGTAAAGTCAGGAAAAAGTTTGTCTCAGCCAATGAAAACAAACTTCTCTCGTGATAAAGCTGGGACGACAAATTAACTACTGAAATTTAACAGTAAATTAAGTTTGGTGGCATGGAAATTACTATAGTCTATGGTCTCTGGTATAAGAAAACAAGCTGCATGTTTTAAAAACCATACACGATAGATTTAGTTTAATAAACCAGTTGATGATGATCaggacctctctctctctctctctctctctctctatactctctctatatatatatatatatattcttatgtTCTGAGATAAGGGgataataaaaatagtacttGAAAGCCATAAATCAGCTGGGAAAGAAGGGTTATAAATTGTCTTTTTGCTTGGTGCTGCTAGCATTGTTTTCCAAATTTggcatttctttaatttgttgttattgttattaatgCTTAGAAAAATGTTATCATGATCATTTGCTGTAAATTCATCTTAGTATGTTAAAGTAGTACTGTTGGTGGCATGGATGAGTGTATCGTATATCTATTTAAAGTGGGGCTGCGGTTGGGAGTAGGGCTGTCACTACTCCCAACTGGGCTTTCCCAGCtttaagaaagttttgaaacGAGAAAAGGATACTTGGAACCTACCATAGCTTGAAATCTGATAGTTTAAAAAGAGGTCTACCTagtgttttaaaataatcagaTTTACTAGGAtgcttattttttcaattatacaCATGATAATTGATTTAGTAAGACATATGCAAGTGGTTCttcatgcatattttatgaTGTAACATGACACACTTTCAAGTGCTGTGATGTTACTATAGtcatttcattcatcaaatgaTGATATATCATTAAATTCACTCCCCCTTCTTATTTACTAAATAAGAACTAACGTGAACGTTAGAAATGAGTGTAGCAGATCATAGTAGAAGATCAATTCTGGCTATCAATTCAGTTTTTTCTTGGTATCATAATTTAAACTTCAGGCGAGGGCATTGGACCTAGGGACTCAAATGGTGGTAAAGAAAATGGTGAACTCACACTGTAGGGATGGGCGTTTGAACAATCCAGCATAGTGTTCAGATGTCTAAGTGCTTTGTGACTTTCACTTTCTTTGTAGTTTTGAGGACTGAACTTCTTGGGATGTCTTGGACGTTCCAGGTATGCACTGATCTTGTTGCTTCTGCTTCACAAAAACATAGATCGTAGGCTGGTCAATTCTGATATTTTCTTACCACACAACAGTAATGATACCCACTCGAGATGGTTTGTAATATCTATATTAACACTTTGCAGAGCATTTTAAGCATCATTTCATCAGAAACTTACATTGTCTTGGTTTGTAATATCTATCTTGGCTATTGCAGAGCATTTTAAGCATCATTTAATCAGAAACTTAGTCAAGCATTGATGGAAATACTAACATTGcttaagaaacaaaaataatagcaCTTTGGCATTTCGATATATCAGTCTAAAGGCGTTTTCCAGTTGCATTAGTTCTATAAATTGATGGATCTCTTAAGtaatacatgtacaaaaaacCTTCAAACACAAGAGCCTTACCACAATCAGTTAAGAAAATGGCTGCCATAGTTATAAACAGAAGTAGAAACTGAGCTCTCATGTAACATCTGCTTGCTTCCATGACTTCCCAAAAACTCCACAGCCCTCAAAGGCCAGAAGCCAACTACTCAAATGGATTTGTATATATAGGCCGGTTTAGGACAGCCCTAGAAGTAAGGCAAAGCAAGGGCGTGGGGGAAGAAGTGGGGCTGAGTTGGCCACAAAGATTTATTCTTTGGCTGGGTAAAATTTGTCATACAGTCACTTTGCTCAAAGATGTATAGCTGAAGTAATACagaaaaaggatgaaaaaggGTCTAAGAGAAGGTGTATTTTAAAGGGAAGTTGGTTACCGACTTATATAGTTTGTTTGCGTTATTATTTTTGCATGCAGTTGGCATATATGCTTGCCTTGGTATTAGACCAACTAGAAGCGAAGTGGGTTTTCATGGCTTTAGGATTTTGCTTGCTTTCTACTCAAAgctgctctctctttctcctcaaGGGCCAAAATCGCATTTCCTTGTCCATTATATAGCTCTAATGGCTAGCTCTATATACATGTTTTATTCTAACTGCATGTGTATATCaatcatatatgttattttaattagatgCTGACTAAGCAATTCCTATAGTGAAAGTTTTATCCTGTATGTTGCAGGTAGACCAGCAGATCATAGTAGAAGATGTGCAAATTCTGGCTATcaattcagttttttcattaaaggtatcataatttaaacttcatatatatatatataagattgttTCCTATTGGCTTGATCTGTGTACAATGGAAGAGATTTTAGACCCTATATTATATGCGTGCATTGTGATGATAGATGCAGCTACATGTAATGCCATTGTCATCTAGGGGAGGTTAATATGCCATTATATTGATCATTGTTCGGTTTCTTACCTACTACTTCACATATTCTTTGCATTTCTgttctttgtaattttgttcCTCTATGACAATGAAAAACTGGGTGGAGAGAGATATCTCAGCCACCAAAGTAGTCTCCTaaacaccctataaaaaattaaaaaaaaaaaaaataacaggaAACAAGttgtgatcaatatatatatattcaaactgattaattaaacatattatcTTAATCTCtattgttaattaaatataaagaaagtactAAACGAATTAAGAGAACTCTAAACAGTTTGAAGAGCAATTCATACCCAGATGAAAAAGATAATATGTTTctaggccagtatttttttgcATGCGGTCCctatttgttttcaatttgcATGTATGTTAATTTGCAAGTTGTTACTGTTTTAACTTGCAGTTATTTAACTTGCTTAGTGACATGCTTTCATAGATTATTCTATGTTGGTTTTGCACAAATAGaatgttttgttatatataactagtcctttatatataaatgttattaTGGTGTGAATTGATGCATTTTATTTGCACTTGTCAGATTGGTGTTTGTTGAGATGGAAATATTTCAGCTTGTGGCGGCCAAGTATAGGGCATTGATGCAATCTTGTAAGCCATGATTCTGCCCACCCCTCATGCCCAAGTCCCATTTTGCTACTTTACAAcgactagatataatttataaagataaagaagCAGCATAGTTCCTATATTTGAACAATGTATTCTCAATATTTAGTAGTTAAGGCGTAAGTTTTGGGTTTCGAATGGTCCACCCTAGTGTATAGCCCATAAttacattaatgtgaattccCCACCTGAATGGATGAATTGATactcattaatttattatcttagaTGGAAATAGTGATCAAAGATTTGGAAATTAGGTTCCTACATGTTCTCAAGGCATATATAATGAAAgttcaatattttcctttatgtttcttgtttctaactatttaatatcataaggcATGGGTTTAATATGACAATATTCCTGTCCTCTGTCAACATTAAGTGCAGTTTATGTGGTTAACAacactatttttcttattatttcaggttggtcaaacaatattaattgaaattgatgttttaagtaatattgtttgacttacctgaaataataagaaaaatagtattaattacataaactggaagttgtgaaaatgaaatggaacaAACGTATTTGGGCGaagagcaggaaaaaaaaaattaaaagggagCATTTGCGGCGACATTTCAGCGCCGAGAAAAATCGTTGAATAACCAAATCAGTGGCGAATTTACAAAGCGCCGCAATAGCTCACTATTACGGCGACTCCTATGCGCCACAATAGCAAGAAATACGGTAGGATATCTATAGCGGCGACATTTTCAAATCGTTACAAGTATCCTATTGCGGCGATAAGTTATCTATTACGGCGATATCCTACCGTATTTCTCGTTGAAGAAAGTCGCCGCAAAAACATACAATTATGGCGACACAATCATATCGCCACTAATAAAAACTAGTTTTGCGGCGACTAATTGTTTAATAGCGACGGCATCTATCGCCGCTATTAGTTTTTCGCGGCGCTTATGTTGGACCCGGGAACCCTTCTCGTGGcgctttttttaatcaattgtgGCGAGAATTGATCGCCGGAAATATATTCAATTGtggcaattttttaaattcgcCGCTATTGAGCggaaatggctttaggattgtggCGATCAAGCGGCGATGTGTAGATCGCCGCATCTGAGCTACAGCAGCGATTATGGAGCATATTTCTGGCGAATTCGAGCGCCGCAAATgcccagttttcttgtagtgaatgttTTACTGGTATATATGAAACTCGGATGTACCGttcatattattaatttatatgcattttttttcgcttttcttttcccttctaaCCCCATGAAACATTTGTATTCTATAAGTGGACACATATAcgacattatatttttattttaaattgaggcAGCAGATTATGcgtttctgtttttaatttttcaagtttATCTGTTAATAGGGTGCTGATCATCCTCCTCATCAAGACCCGGAGAGACAGGATTTGGAGGACTACAGCTACAACAGTTTTGATGATCTATTGGGCAAACTCCAGCAAATTTCGTCCGAGGTAATTACAACAAaatgcactttgttttcttcacaCCTAGAAGTTTTTTTGCAAAATGGCCACCGTTTTTCTTTACCTTTTCCCAACCTCGATCcccaaaagagaaagaaagtgatCATTTTACTGTCTTGTTATAATTATCTCAACATTTTCCCATTATGTGTAATGTCAGCTGGCTGGCAAGGCTCCTGGTGGGGGAAATGAACTCAAAACAACAATTTCCATACTAAACAAGCTCTCAAGCTGTTCATGGGCTGAGAAGGCAGTGCTGGTAATTGCGGCTTTTGCTTTGGACTATGGAGATTTCTGGGGCCTTGCGCAGTTACATGACTCTCTGGACCATCTGGCCGAGTCAGTGGGAATCACAAACCGTGTACCTGCCATGTCAAAACGCCCAGACCTTAAAAAATGCCAGAAAGTGATTGAGGTGCGCAAGTTGATCGAGAACACGTTGGAAGTAATAAGAAGCATTATAGAGTTGGAAGAGATATCTGAGTTGGCGGAAAAGTTCTACAGAAATACACTTGCAACGGAAACTTTGGCAAAATGTATCCCAGTGCATGTCTTTTGGGCTATCATAACTGTTGTTGCTTGCACGACTCAAATGTATTGCCTTCGTAGTGATGAGTAAGTTCTTTGTCCGTACTTGGTATGTACGTACGTGCTTATGTATAGGCTGATCTTAAGATTGTGATCCGCCATCCATGTCACACACGATCAAAGCACCTTGTGTTTGTAGGTCTCCGAAAGGGGAGTAAAAATAAGGTAATATTTGACCCTTTTAACCTAGTGCAAATGACCATGGTTGCCTAATTTCAGGGACGAGTCACTGGAACTATCGCCCTTGTCTGAGAAGATGAACAGAACCCGGAACATACAAGAGACGCAGGTAGAAGAATTCGAACAACAAAGAGGTTAGCCATTACGCTGATTTCGTACGAAACAGTACTACCTTGAACCCGTTGCACAAACTATATATGTAATGTCTTAAACATGGTCTACAATGCTAGCTGACCATGCAAATATCCTTGTTAACTACAGTCGAAGTGGACAAATATTGGAAAACGACGGAACTTCCAGAAACACCTACAAAAATTGTGGAGGCTTTCAAGGCAATGGTTGGGAGTTGTATTATTCACGGTTCTACCAAAAAATTGGTTAGCACTTGTATTATTCACCTTTTTTTTACACCGGTAAACACCCAATTAATTACTTTGATCTGTAGGTCCTTTTggttaagaaaaaatatctttaaaggCTCGAGTAAGGTAACTTCCCGTCCAAGTCTGATGcaaagtaattttattgggaTGGAAACTGAAAAATAGCAATTAATACTACCTACAAAATCTTATGTTACTACTTCGTTTAAAATATGTGCAGTAGTGATCACATTAATCAGTTTAAGATTATTTATTTGACTCATTTCTATTCTTAACTGTTTAATATGCAAACCCAGCTGAGTATCGATGTGCTGAAAAATAAGAatgttttattgttcatttcGGACGTCACGGACATCTCCGTTGAAGAAATCTCGATTTTAAAGCCCATTTTTGATGGGATAAGAGAGAAGGATGAACCGTATAAAATTGTATGGATCCCAATAGTGGAGCATTGGACGGATGACATGCAAGCGAAGTTCGAGATGTTGCAGTCCAACATGCCGTGGTACATATTGCAGGGATTTCCACCAACAGTAGACATTACGAATGAATATTGCAGCTTAAAGAATAAGCCTATCGTCGTGGTGATAAACCCACAATGGGAGGTGGAGCATCCAAATGCTCTCCGCATGATTCGGCTATTCGGAATGAAGGCCTTCCCTTTCACGGCGGAAGCTGAAAAGGCGATAATGCCTGAAGGATTGCGTCATCAATGTAGGGGGTTTAGGATGCCACGGACTGGCCCGATGCAGGTAAAGTTGTTTTCGAAAGTCTAAATACATGCATACGTACACATAAAtggaaggagatggtgaggggGCTTGGCCTGAGATATACATTCacatcaactttttcatctcaCTCAATTTATCTGATTTCGTCTTactattacaacttttttaaacttgcaaacaaaatacataaacaattcaacttttttaaattttaaaataagaataatattctaacaatattttattcaactttcaactttcgaCATAAATACATgcacataaatgaaaaaatcagATGGTGAGGGGTGTTGGCCGGAGACATACACCTATCAACTTACCTATGCATATATGTTGTTTTAAACAAAATCCATGCATAATGTACTTTCCAACACAATTTTAGGCCGTTTGACATCTGTtgttcaaaatcatcatcagGTTGACAGGAATTACACTTTCAACTATGGATTTTCCGTCTCCAGCAGCTTGAGGGAAAGATTTACTACTGAgttcaataaaatttgtgattatataaattcaaatggGTTGAACATTGTGATAGAGAAGAAATTTATTGGAGAAGGAAGCGGAATAGGGGATGTACAAAAACTAGTGAATGCGAAGCAACGGGATCCCAAGAAGTTGTTACGTTCCTTCAAAAGTAACAGTGGATGGGTTGTGCTCTGCAAAGGTACTCGTGGCGACATAGTAGTCGGTGATGATGGGACAACAATTTTGAAGGTCTTGGAAAATTttgatgattggaaaaattatgtgaatgaGCGTGGCTACGATAAATGTTTCCACGATTACTACCAAACGCTTTAATTTAAAGGAGCCTACGTACCAGGAAATGGACATCTCAATCGTTAATTATGTTGGAAAGATCCTGATCTAGTGTATGATGTTTTTTTCGTTTGCATGCAGTTGTTATTGTAACCATTCCGCCACTTATGTTAGGAAGATTGATATGCAATATGCATCACATCTTGACTACGTTGGTAATAAGCAGTGGCCAATGTTATGGAATGGATCCATGTCGTTTTTTAATGTTCTTGTGCGTGTAGCAATTTTAGAAGTTTTTCATGCTTAAAACTTTGCATGTTTTGTTGGTACGTACCATTCTTCCCTATAACTCCCGTTTCGTTCTAAAACATGCTCCAATTTAATGAATGTGTTAGAAAATACACAAACGCATGCACACAcgtacttaattattatatacacCATCTTCGATCGTTAAAACGTATATATCACACAACAATTTTGCGAAGCTATGGCCTggtgatttttaattaaaattgcaACATAATCATTTTGCAACAAAGTTTTctaattaagttattaattttcttttgcattatcagaaaataaattaataccatGCCTTTAATTTAACACCCCGAACCCGGATGGGGTCACAGATAATTTtcaaagattccataaatataaattcatctatttccaccaaatatacatatatattccaacacaaggtcatcaatgaaatgtttcaacaaataaatcaacaacTTCTCAAGTCTTAATAAAACTGTCAACATCCCAATAAACCAAATCTATAGAATAAATCAAATCTACTAAATAATAGTCTCGAG containing:
- the LOC108992717 gene encoding protein SIEVE ELEMENT OCCLUSION B-like; amino-acid sequence: MCRSPHLSYSSDYGAYFWRIRAPQMPSFLVVNVLLGADHPPHQDPERQDLEDYSYNSFDDLLGKLQQISSELAGKAPGGGNELKTTISILNKLSSCSWAEKAVLVIAAFALDYGDFWGLAQLHDSLDHLAESVGITNRVPAMSKRPDLKKCQKVIEVRKLIENTLEVIRSIIELEEISELAEKFYRNTLATETLAKCIPVHVFWAIITVVACTTQMYCLRSDEDESLELSPLSEKMNRTRNIQETQVEEFEQQRVEVDKYWKTTELPETPTKIVEAFKAMVGSCIIHGSTKKLLSIDVLKNKNVLLFISDVTDISVEEISILKPIFDGIREKDEPYKIVWIPIVEHWTDDMQAKFEMLQSNMPWYILQGFPPTVDITNEYCSLKNKPIVVVINPQWEVEHPNALRMIRLFGMKAFPFTAEAEKAIMPEGLRHQCRGFRMPRTGPMQVDRNYTFNYGFSVSSSLRERFTTEFNKICDYINSNGLNIVIEKKFIGEGSGIGDVQKLVNAKQRDPKKLLRSFKSNSGWVVLCKGTRGDIVVGDDGTTILKVLENFDDWKNYVNERGYDKCFHDYYQTL